One segment of Primulina tabacum isolate GXHZ01 chromosome 14, ASM2559414v2, whole genome shotgun sequence DNA contains the following:
- the LOC142524631 gene encoding uncharacterized protein LOC142524631 isoform X1, with the protein MEKTESIPGSRHSNLKKSFKRGLRYLLTACSEEELSKAFPSFAAAERERLHRLFVMVIASLHDNVEEEFESILLETQVGNVLDKVEELVDEHSLDPLISKKLQNCRSNVAENCTKLIRSKEERSAIFDGHVEKG; encoded by the exons ATGGAGAAGACCGAATCGATCCCTGGATCCAGGCATTCCAATTTGAAGAAATCTTTTAAACGCGGCCTCCGGTACTTGTTGACTGCCTGCTCCGAGGAG GAATTAAGTAAAGCTTTTCCGAGTTTCGCTGCGGCTGAGCGAGAGCGCCTCCACCGCCTGTTCGTCATG GTTATTGCATCTTTGCATGACAATGTTGAG GAAGAATTTGAGTCAATATTGCTTGAGACACAG GTGGGAAATGTTCTTGACAAGGTGGAGGAACTGGTGGATGAACATAGTCTTGATCCTCTGATTTCTAAGAA GTTACAAAATTGCAGGAGTAATGTCGCAGAAAACTGCACAAAGCTTATTAGAAGCAAAGAAGAACGAAGTGCAATATTTGATGGGCATGTTGAAAAAG GCTGA
- the LOC142524631 gene encoding uncharacterized protein LOC142524631 isoform X2: MEKTESIPGSRHSNLKKSFKRGLRYLLTACSEEELSKAFPSFAAAERERLHRLFVMVIASLHDNVEEEFESILLETQVGNVLDKVEELVDEHSLDPLISKKSNVAENCTKLIRSKEERSAIFDGHVEKG, translated from the exons ATGGAGAAGACCGAATCGATCCCTGGATCCAGGCATTCCAATTTGAAGAAATCTTTTAAACGCGGCCTCCGGTACTTGTTGACTGCCTGCTCCGAGGAG GAATTAAGTAAAGCTTTTCCGAGTTTCGCTGCGGCTGAGCGAGAGCGCCTCCACCGCCTGTTCGTCATG GTTATTGCATCTTTGCATGACAATGTTGAG GAAGAATTTGAGTCAATATTGCTTGAGACACAG GTGGGAAATGTTCTTGACAAGGTGGAGGAACTGGTGGATGAACATAGTCTTGATCCTCTGATTTCTAAGAA GAGTAATGTCGCAGAAAACTGCACAAAGCTTATTAGAAGCAAAGAAGAACGAAGTGCAATATTTGATGGGCATGTTGAAAAAG GCTGA
- the LOC142525580 gene encoding abscisic acid 8'-hydroxylase CYP707A2-like isoform X1, protein MGFTISSCFLVVALLLFLIFVLNYMLKVLSFGHVQWPLPPGTMGWPYIGETYQLYSQNPNVFFASKVKKYGSIFKSHILGCSCVMISSPEAAKVVLVSKSHLFKPTFPASKERMLGKQAIFFHQGDYHLKLRRLVLRAFMPESIKNIVPDIESLAVRSLESWEGKLITTYQEMKTYAFNVALISIFGEDEVLYREDLKRCYYILEMGYNSMPINLPGTLFYKAMKARKELAQILAKILSLRRQTKSDHIDLLGSFMGEAEDLTDEQIADNIIGVIFAARDTTASVLTWILKFLAENPSVLQAVSEEQEAIMKYKEDKELTWADTKKMAITTRVIQETLRVASVLSFTFREAVEDVEFNGHLIPKGWKVLPLFRNIHHSPDNFQEPEKFDPSRFEQAAPKPNSFMPFGSGAHSCPGNELAKLEILVLVHHLTTKYRWSTMGKQDGIQYGPFALPWDGLPIKLQPFAPT, encoded by the exons ATGGGATTCACCATTTCTTCATGTTTCCTGGTTGTGGCCTTGCTTTTGTTCTTGATCTTTGTCCTAAATTACATGCTCAAAGTCTTGTCCTTTGGCCATGTGCAATGGCCACTTCCGCCGGGGACAATGGGTTGGCCTTACATTGGTGAAACCTATCAACTATATTCACAAAACCCTAACGTCTTCTTTGCCTCCAAAGTCAAGAA GTATGGTTCCATATTCAAGAGTCACATATTAGGATGCTCTTGTGTGATGATTTCAAGTCCAGAGGCAGCAAAAGTTGTGTTAGTGTCCAAATCTCATCTCTTCAAGCCCACGTTTCCGGCTAGCAAAGAGAGAATGCTGGGTAAGCAAGCCATATTCTTCCACCAAGGAGATTACCACTTGAAGCTCAGGAGATTGGTCCTTCGAGCTTTCATGCCTGAGTCAATCAAAAACATCGTACCGGACATCGAGTCATTGGCTGTTCGATCCCTTGAGTCATGGGAGGGAAAATTGATCACCACTTATCAAGAAATGAAAACA TACGCGTTCAACGTGGCGTTAATTTCAATATTTGGAGAAGACGAAGTTCTGTACAGAGAAGATCTAAAGAGGTGCTATTACATTCTTGAAATGGGATACAATTCGATGCCAATCAACCTCCCCGGAACACTTTTTTACAAGGCAATGAAAGCTAGGAAGGAATTGGCACAAATCTTGGCCAAAATCTTGTCACTCAGGCGACAAACAAAAAGCGATCACATCGATTTACTCGGATCATTCATGGGCGAGGCCGAAGACCTAACCGATGAGCAGATTGCAGACAATATCATCGGTGTCATATTCGCAGCTCGAGATACCACAGCTAGTGTCCTAACATGGATTCTCAAGTTCCTTGCTGAAAATCCAAGTGTTCTTCAAGCTGTCTCA GAAGAGCAAGAGGCCATTATGAAATACAAAGAAGACAAGGAATTGACTTGGGCAGATACCAAGAAAATGGCAATCACAACAAGGGTTATTCAAGAAACACTTAGAGTTGCCTCTGTTTTATCTTTTACTTTCAGAGAAGCTGTTGAAGATGTAGAATTTAATG GACACCTCATTCCCAAAGGATGGAAAGTACTACCACTCTTCAGAAACATTCACCACAGTCCAGACAATTTCCAGGAACCTGAGAAATTTGATCCTTCAAGATTTGAG CAGGCTGCTCCCAAACCCAATAGCTTCATGCCATTTGGCAGCGGGGCCCACTCCTGTCCTGGGAATGAGTTGGCCAAACTTGAGATACTGGTCCTCGTGCACCACCTCACCACCAAGTACAG GTGGTCTACGATGGGGAAACAGGATGGAATTCAGTATGGACCCTTTGCTCTTCCATGGGATGGTTTGCCAATCAAACTCCAACCATTTGCCCcaacataa
- the LOC142525580 gene encoding abscisic acid 8'-hydroxylase CYP707A2-like isoform X2 translates to MGFTISSCFLVVALLLFLIFVLNYMLKVLSFGHVQWPLPPGTMGWPYIGETYQLYSQNPNVFFASKVKKYGSIFKSHILGCSCVMISSPEAAKVVLVSKSHLFKPTFPASKERMLGKQAIFFHQGDYHLKLRRLVLRAFMPESIKNIVPDIESLAVRSLESWEGKLITTYQEMKTYAFNVALISIFGEDEVLYREDLKRCYYILEMGYNSMPINLPGTLFYKAMKARKELAQILAKILSLRRQTKSDHIDLLGSFMGEAEDLTDEQIADNIIGVIFAARDTTASVLTWILKFLAENPSVLQAVSEEQEAIMKYKEDKELTWADTKKMAITTRVIQETLRVASVLSFTFREAVEDVEFNGHLIPKGWKVLPLFRNIHHSPDNFQEPEKFDPSRFEAAPKPNSFMPFGSGAHSCPGNELAKLEILVLVHHLTTKYRWSTMGKQDGIQYGPFALPWDGLPIKLQPFAPT, encoded by the exons ATGGGATTCACCATTTCTTCATGTTTCCTGGTTGTGGCCTTGCTTTTGTTCTTGATCTTTGTCCTAAATTACATGCTCAAAGTCTTGTCCTTTGGCCATGTGCAATGGCCACTTCCGCCGGGGACAATGGGTTGGCCTTACATTGGTGAAACCTATCAACTATATTCACAAAACCCTAACGTCTTCTTTGCCTCCAAAGTCAAGAA GTATGGTTCCATATTCAAGAGTCACATATTAGGATGCTCTTGTGTGATGATTTCAAGTCCAGAGGCAGCAAAAGTTGTGTTAGTGTCCAAATCTCATCTCTTCAAGCCCACGTTTCCGGCTAGCAAAGAGAGAATGCTGGGTAAGCAAGCCATATTCTTCCACCAAGGAGATTACCACTTGAAGCTCAGGAGATTGGTCCTTCGAGCTTTCATGCCTGAGTCAATCAAAAACATCGTACCGGACATCGAGTCATTGGCTGTTCGATCCCTTGAGTCATGGGAGGGAAAATTGATCACCACTTATCAAGAAATGAAAACA TACGCGTTCAACGTGGCGTTAATTTCAATATTTGGAGAAGACGAAGTTCTGTACAGAGAAGATCTAAAGAGGTGCTATTACATTCTTGAAATGGGATACAATTCGATGCCAATCAACCTCCCCGGAACACTTTTTTACAAGGCAATGAAAGCTAGGAAGGAATTGGCACAAATCTTGGCCAAAATCTTGTCACTCAGGCGACAAACAAAAAGCGATCACATCGATTTACTCGGATCATTCATGGGCGAGGCCGAAGACCTAACCGATGAGCAGATTGCAGACAATATCATCGGTGTCATATTCGCAGCTCGAGATACCACAGCTAGTGTCCTAACATGGATTCTCAAGTTCCTTGCTGAAAATCCAAGTGTTCTTCAAGCTGTCTCA GAAGAGCAAGAGGCCATTATGAAATACAAAGAAGACAAGGAATTGACTTGGGCAGATACCAAGAAAATGGCAATCACAACAAGGGTTATTCAAGAAACACTTAGAGTTGCCTCTGTTTTATCTTTTACTTTCAGAGAAGCTGTTGAAGATGTAGAATTTAATG GACACCTCATTCCCAAAGGATGGAAAGTACTACCACTCTTCAGAAACATTCACCACAGTCCAGACAATTTCCAGGAACCTGAGAAATTTGATCCTTCAAGATTTGAG GCTGCTCCCAAACCCAATAGCTTCATGCCATTTGGCAGCGGGGCCCACTCCTGTCCTGGGAATGAGTTGGCCAAACTTGAGATACTGGTCCTCGTGCACCACCTCACCACCAAGTACAG GTGGTCTACGATGGGGAAACAGGATGGAATTCAGTATGGACCCTTTGCTCTTCCATGGGATGGTTTGCCAATCAAACTCCAACCATTTGCCCcaacataa